In Lactuca sativa cultivar Salinas chromosome 5, Lsat_Salinas_v11, whole genome shotgun sequence, the DNA window AAGTTTAAGCATATTCACCTCAGCAAAAAAGGCCAATATGCTGAGAACAATCATAAGAATGAAAGAATAGAAGCTAGGAAGCACAAACTCCTGCAACAAAATATTAAACAAATAAGATATAAAGATAATAAACACAGCAAATTCAGTAAAATCTAATTTTTACCAAATCATAGTCTTACTTGGGTAGCAATCATGCATATTGCTGCAACAGGACTAGAGAGAAGGCCAAATGCAAATACAGTACCCCTGAAACagaaatcaaaattattattttatattaaaataataataatgataataaaatgaaaagtcacaCTTACATAGGTTGATCAGAGACTTTTGCTGCAGACCTTATAAGGCAGTAACTTATTCCACCAGCCAATGATGATAATGAACCAATCAAAACAGCAAAAACATGGCCTGCTCCATGGACACCTCCACCTTCTCCTGAAACTTCTGAACAACAAAAGGAAGAGATTTGGTAACTCCATTTTTCACCCTTTAAAAAAAGTATTCTTGACAACTATAGTCCTTTGCTTATGTGGCTGTTACATGGATTTGCCAACTCACTTATGTACCTTGTATGCTGATAGGTGATCCGAGTATAAAGAGCACACCAAAAAAACTGAAAccaatacctgaaaccaaaaaaaaaaaaatcaatcataagaaaaaaatgaaaaaccaaTACGTTCAATCTATTCCATATTTTAGACATTTTTGATCAAATCTTAACACCCTCTCATTTCAAGACTTAAGTTGATCCTATTTTGGAATTATGTTTATCAAACTTGTTGGAAATGATAATTAACAGAAAAACATGTAACTCTAAATATTTAGCAACCAACATAATTGGGTAATGTTTGGTAATGTAACTCTAAATATTCTGTAAAAACAGTCCTACAATATGTTAACTTACTAGGTTTTGGTGTTAGTGGTGACATATGGACTCTGATTACAATCATATACATTGTAGAATTTTGAAATGCATTGATTGTATCAAATTCTAAATATGATCAGTTGTTTCATAAATAGAATTGCTATTTTACCTGCTAATTCTGCTAATTTCAAATTCTCATGCAAAATGAAGCGTGCTGCGATTGAAGCCATAACTGGAGTTGTAAAGCTTAATATCATAGTTTGAGACATAGGTAATCTCTGAACACtgcaaaatcaaaaaataaataaagtgtcaATCAAATATTAAGAGAAATTTGCACTGCCAGACAAATGATAAATTACTATTAATTTTTCAAACTGCAGGTGGTGTTGGAAGAAAACTTACCTGTAAATGAAAGTTAACAAAGATATACATCCAGTAAGAGCCCTTGAAACTAAAAGATTCCTGACATTTGGAGGCCCAAATATTGGTTCTCCACTTCTTCTTAACCACATATATGATAATATGGAGATCATTACACATCTTGTAAATGCTATCTCAAAAAGAGGAATTGCTTGAGCTGTCATTACAAAAAAAAAGTGAGATAAACTGGTGACAAACTAGTAGCAATCCTTAATGCCAATAATCCAAGCAGTAACATGAAATTCTTGTACATATTATTTCTGATTGCATAAGAAACTTAGTAAACACATCAAGCATTCAGTTTAAGCTTAGTCTTTTTGTCAGTTTTTTTGTGTAGCTAGAACATAACTATATAATGTTCACATTTACTGTTATTCTAGTAATTTAGTAAAGGCAATTGTTCCAATACAGTAAGAAATTACTAACCAGAGCCAACATCCTGAAGAACTTCCATGATGAAGTAGATAGAAGATGATAAAACCATGCTTAGCATACCGGAATACCTAGATCCGCCCCATGTCCATATTATAAACTGTGTAAATGGGGATGTCTCCGCTTCAATTAATCTTGCAATTTGGTCCTGCAATGGCCACAAATATTACTGGTTACTCATCAAGAAACACTATAATAACCAATTTCGGATATAAGCGAGAATGAATAATTCCTACAAAAAAAGTGAGCTCTAGTCATAAAACGACATCAAAGCTACAGACATGAGCAACAAACTAcgcataaactagggtttatttTCTTCAATTTGTGGTATGGATTTCTAAAATACCTTGTTGTTTTTTCGCTTAGGGTACGAGACGGTAAATATACTGAGTTTGGGCTTGTCTGATTGCGTCAAAAGAGGAGTTATCTGGTCCTCCGAAACTGGATCGGAACCTTCGGTCGACGCCGCTAATTCCACCACATGAGACCGTTCTCTTTCTATTAAACTCACTCCTTCGCCACCGCCATCAATACCCGTGGAATCCATCTCTTTTACATGCGAGAGAAACCCTATCTCTTCTCAAAATTGATCGAACTAGGTCAATACACAACCAAAATCTATAAGACCAATAGAGATAGTCCTAGCCCCGGCGCAtcgagagaagaagaagaagaagaagacgacgACGATGATTGCTCCGATTTGTCAATGCGTGAAAACTGAGAGTGACATGCCAACGGTCAACCGAGCAGCCAATGTCTGTGCAAATCCCATCATCCTTGTTGGCGGATCCTGGTTGGTGCACTCCCGCACATTTTTTGTGTATAAAAAATTGGTTGGTTGGTTTTTATTTAAACGGatgtaaattaataaaaattaattattagTAGATAATAGAGTAAATTATAATTTTGGTCCATATGGTTAGCAATAATCTGCACTTTGGGCCCAAATATTCAAAAAATTTGCGGCTCATCCTCATGGTCTGAAAATTTTGCACGCCTAATCCTTTTGCCTTTTTCCCATTAAGCACACTATATTATGATAGGTAAAGTGACTAATCTACCATTAATATGTCTTTTTTCTTTGTTTTGTATAAACTGTATACACTATTTCTGTAAAATATGAAAGAGACAACATTTGTCTTGTTTGAAATAATTGGTGATTGAGTTAGTCACCGTATCCATGGATCCAAATTACATTGCCAACCATCTCATCTCTTTACCTCACGACCACCAACTCTCCCCCGCCACCTTAGCTCCATCGCCCACCTCTTCCTTCTTGTTGATGGcccatcaacaccacctccaAAACAATCATCAAAATTCATCCTTCTATCATCTGTCTTTCATGCGTTGCCTCATCTCCTCCGACCACCTTTTTCTTTCATCTCACTTCAAGAGCAAGTAAAGCACTAGCTACGTTTACCTCGTCTGACATTGTCACATCTACTCATCCTCCTTTTTCCTTCCCATTCAAATTTAGGGTTAAATTTAACTTGAAATCAAatattgtttatgttttgaattttCAGTAATACGCATGAATTTGGTTttgacttttcaaaggttttaattTGGTTTTGATTTTAGGTTAGATATCTGATTACGGTGGTTGTTTGGGGTCAATATTATAATGTTTAATTCCCAAaatgtaataaataaataaaaagtaaaaatgaGGATAATATAGTCATTTACAAACCACAAGAGTCGCTTCAAATTTTGAATACTTGGACCAAAATTGTACATTGGTGCCAACCAAATGGATCAAATCTTTAATTTTTGTTCTATATATCATGACAATTTTTAGAGAAGATTTAGTAATGGTCCAAGTGGTTTTCAAAAGGTATCAACTTTAGGATAATGCTAGACAAGACATGTTGATGCTTATGACTAACTCTGTTAAAAATCAAAATCACCCGTCAGGTATGATGAAAATATCAAAATACTAATTCCTTAAAATAACTCGAGAAAAAGATGTTGGAGAAATCTTCAAATGGAAACAAAAGACAAAGAACTTAACATTCTTAGTCGTGGTAACACTTTTATATGTGAGACGGGACAATCAAACCTACATATGCGCGTCAACTCTACACCCCATGCGAATGAAAGCACCATCCTCAAAGCCACTTTCATTTCCTCGCGACTAATCCGCATTCAAGAACCCTCTTCGCATGTCTGGAGATAAACAAAGTGTTCCACATTcaaatccttcattaaataaagaaCGAAAATAATTATGAGATTTCCTCTTGTATCCTCATCCTTCACTAAAGCTCGACTCTTGGACTCTTGGCGTCCTTAATAAACCTAACGATTTCTCTGTCCCTTCGTCTTTAGCTAGTTTGTAGATTCCATTCTCCCTTTCCTACGATAAGCTTCCTTTTAAATATGAAACTAATCAAAATCTAAAACATAAAATATGTTTGATTTCTAAATCTTATTAGGTTTCATCATAACAAACTAAGAATATAAAGTCAACACTCAAACAGACTTCATTCAAATTATCCAACTCTCTTTCAAAAATCATTTTACTAGTCCCGTTTGGTGAAACTTTGGTTTAGTGACATCTCAATTTCTTCAAGAGACCTTCCTTTAGTTTCAACCAAGAAAGAGTAAGAGAACAACGCTGCCAATAACGACACCACACCAAAGCTCCCATAAACCGGCGCCACACCGAATCTCTCTGTCGCCTCCAGGAAGAATAGTCCAACCAAGAAATTACACACCTGAATTAAAATAcacaaaataatattaaaaaatcaacaactactaaataaataaataaatcataccCAATGAACAGAAAAACTGAAGCTCATGATCTTTCCACGTGTCCTGCTGCTGCTAAGCTCAGGTATAATAAGACCCGTTACTGGACCAGCTCCGATTGCAAAAGTCAATATGTAccttaatattaaattaaaaaattaaaaaattatatatataatctttGATATTAAAGATGATATAATAACACTATTCTTACAAGATGGTTCCTAAAATTGATAAGTTGTTACGAAGCTCTTCATCTAAATGAAAGCCGATACCAGAGGCAACAAGAAACATTGATATTGCCTGTAATATGAATATGTAATAATTTAAGTTTAGTAgggaaagaaataaaaaaaatgtacatAAAGAATAGGGTAAAACACTTATTTATGTAATAAAGTTgcacctttttttttctttatcaaTTTATGCATCAAAGTGGATTTcttaccaatttatgaagagctATGTTTCATTTCTTTACCCAACTTTTTACTGATTTATATAGCcatgtttctattttttttacCAACTTTTTATCAATTTTTGCATTATTTTACCAACTTGTTTGGGTCATGGATTCTAGGGGAATATAACGGATttggaattcaagattccattACAATTTACATGACGTTTTTGGTTGCCAAATCAATTCCTTCAAATTTCATGTTTCATGGATTTCACAATTGCTATGGGTGTGTAGAAGAAGGTGATCAATTCCATTCTTCCTACTTTTACTAAAAGACAAAATTACCCTCATTATAAGAGCTCATTATATGTATCTTTTGTGATTAGACTATAATGATTGATTTACATGAAGAAGTTGTTAGATCTTAATCTTACCATTCCAAGATAACTTCCAATTATAAGCTTCTGCCTCCCTTGTTTATCAACTAAATACAAAGCACAAAGTGCAcctgtaattatttaaaaaaataagaaaatttagTGGCATATTGATTCATGCATGAGGAGACCAGAATGTAAATAAATAACACCACATTTAAAACCTGCAAAGTTGGTTAATCCAACAAATAAGCTTGCCAATGCTCCATTTGAGATTCCAGCATCTTTGAAAGTCAAAGATGAAAAATAAAGAACAGCATTAATGCCAGCAAACTGTTGAAGTACAAAAAGACTGCCTCCAATCAATGCCACTATAACATTAAAACAATGAAAATTCgtaattcatttaaaattttacatacaaatacaacacaaaatatttaaaaacaatAACACTACCTTTAGAATGTGGCTCTTCTAGAAGTTCTGACCATCTGCTGTCCAAATCACCACCATCATTTTTAAGAACAGACTGAAATTCTTCAATGCTTTTATCAACTTCGGATGGGCCCCACAGATTAAAGATAACTTCTTTAGCTTCATCAAGCCTCCCAGCCTTCACAATCAATCAATACAATCTTCtgaaatcatttttttttcattgtaAGCTTATTTTTTACTTGGTAACAAAATTGTGCcctttttttcaagaacttgtgatTGAAATTATTTGGGAGTTAAGTTGAGAAAATCCCAAATGGGCCCTACTTTGCATAGCCAACGGGGGCTCTCTACAGCAAACTGCATACCAAGTGTTAGAATAAAACCAGGTACACTTGCAATATACAACATTGTTCTCCACCTGTCAAAAGTTCAATAAATGGTGATAAAAATAAAAGACCATTTTGTTAACCAAAAATACTAATTAacaaaaacataattcaaagagTTTTACCAATGAGGATCACTGTCTgagaaaattccaagaaagaggGAGGCGATAATTCCAGTACATGTGCCAATTTGGCACACACTCCCCAATGTACCCCTGTATTTTGTTGGAGCCACCTGAAAAAAATGGTGATGACTTTATAAGGATTTGCTTTCATGATGTAATGAGATGCTGCAACTTTATGACATTTATATTCTTTAATGTAAGattgtgttatttttagttttgaAACGTTGAGCTTTTAATCAGATTAAGTTCTTATATATCTGGGAAAGATTTAGGACAATTCATTCAACAAAAAATTACCAAGAAGCCTCAGAAAGAAATATACCTCTGATATATAAATAGGGACAAGAACTGCATTTGCTCCTATACCAAGACCCACAAAAAATCGTCCCCATAATAATTGATCCAAAGAGTGGGCTTGTGCACTGTTAAACCAGTAAAGATTCTATGTGTCAAAAGTGTTAACAATTTGTAAATTCTTGTATAAACTTTAGAGTATAGACATAGGACTAGA includes these proteins:
- the LOC111898547 gene encoding probable plastidic glucose transporter 1, with the protein product MLAAACTAAIFYPRFTPDSAIRAAPALNPTLSVNYSLHRPCRLLTSSPPADFKVYGDKKSQLPEVFDSSENENLVSEEQSYEEIDIGWLPAFPHVLVASMSNFLFGFHIGVMNGPIVSIAKELGFEGNSILEGLVVSIFIAGAFLGSAGAGYLVDRLGFKKTLQVDTIPLILGAILSAQAHSLDQLLWGRFFVGLGIGANAVLVPIYISEVAPTKYRGTLGSVCQIGTCTGIIASLFLGIFSDSDPHWWRTMLYIASVPGFILTLGMQFAVESPRWLCKAGRLDEAKEVIFNLWGPSEVDKSIEEFQSVLKNDGGDLDSRWSELLEEPHSKVALIGGSLFVLQQFAGINAVLYFSSLTFKDAGISNGALASLFVGLTNFAGALCALYLVDKQGRQKLIIGSYLGMAISMFLVASGIGFHLDEELRNNLSILGTILYILTFAIGAGPVTGLIIPELSSSRTRGKIMSFSFSVHWVCNFLVGLFFLEATERFGVAPVYGSFGVVSLLAALFSYSFLVETKGRSLEEIEMSLNQSFTKRD
- the LOC111898548 gene encoding uncharacterized protein LOC111898548 isoform X1, which codes for MDSTGIDGGGEGVSLIERERSHVVELAASTEGSDPVSEDQITPLLTQSDKPKLSIFTVSYPKRKNNKDQIARLIEAETSPFTQFIIWTWGGSRYSGMLSMVLSSSIYFIMEVLQDVGSAQAIPLFEIAFTRCVMISILSYMWLRRSGEPIFGPPNVRNLLVSRALTGCISLLTFIYSVQRLPMSQTMILSFTTPVMASIAARFILHENLKLAELAGIGFSFFGVLFILGSPISIQEVSGEGGGVHGAGHVFAVLIGSLSSLAGGISYCLIRSAAKVSDQPMGTVFAFGLLSSPVAAICMIATQEFVLPSFYSFILMIVLSILAFFAELFLARGLQLEKTSKVANIQYLEVALFELWGMGSSRVIVSFGKFVGCFLVFVSAFCTIYFGPEKEIEME
- the LOC111898548 gene encoding uncharacterized protein LOC111898548 isoform X2, translated to MDSTGIDGGGEGVSLIERERSHVVELAASTEGSDPVSEDQITPLLTQSDKPKLSIFTVSYPKRKNNKDQIARLIEAETSPFTQFIIWTWGGSRYSGMLSMVLSSSIYFIMEVLQDVGSAQAIPLFEIAFTRCVMISILSYMWLRRSGEPIFGPPNVRNLLVSRALTGCISLLTFIYSVQRLPMSQTMILSFTTPVMASIAARFILHENLKLAELAGIGFSFFGVLFILGSPISIQVSGEGGGVHGAGHVFAVLIGSLSSLAGGISYCLIRSAAKVSDQPMGTVFAFGLLSSPVAAICMIATQEFVLPSFYSFILMIVLSILAFFAELFLARGLQLEKTSKVANIQYLEVALFELWGMGSSRVIVSFGKFVGCFLVFVSAFCTIYFGPEKEIEME